aaagCATTAATCTTTTctaatttttctttatcataTTGTATAGGACTTAAATTTACATTTCCCACCGTTTTCGCTAATTCACTTccttcattattatttatattatttgaatgTCCATTAGTTTTTAAATTagattttttattttctttttcattatttgaATTTATCATACCTTGTTTAGCTACCGTATCTAAAATTATAAGATTTTTCAGGTGTGGCAATTCATTTCTACGTGCCATTAAACCCTCAACCAAATCTAAATCCAAACATAGACATTCTAACtttgttttatttaatatatccACAATTACATCTATACTAAATTTCGAATGCATCACTAATGTAGTAACACCACTAAGCATAGATCCCAAATCAGCAACTAGCCAATTTATAGAATTACTACCATATAAACCTAATAACTTAAATTTTCCATTATTCatttcttcattatatgttttttcTGGAATATTAAATTCCTCATATTTATTCAAACAATTACTAAAAGATAAtacttttttaaaaaaaatttcataAGTCATATAATTCTGAGGTTCACCACATTCATGTTCTATTAAGGctattttattattatttaagTTATGTTTTTCAAAAAACATTCTCActatatgtttatatacata
The nucleotide sequence above comes from Plasmodium gaboni strain SY75 chromosome Unknown, whole genome shotgun sequence. Encoded proteins:
- a CDS encoding acyl-CoA synthetase produces the protein QFISEYEEYSEICEKPANENESCAYCMKDYKRRNSKYVYKHIVRMFFEKHNLNNNKIALIEHECGEPQNYMTYEIFFKKVLSFSNCLNKYEEFNIPEKTYNEEMNNGKFKLLGLYGSNSINWLVADLGSMLSGVTTLVMHSKFSIDVIVDILNKTKLECLCLDLDLVEGLMARRNELPHLKNLIILDTVAKQGMINSNNEKENKKSNLKTNGHSNNINNNEGSELAKTVGNVNLSPIQYDKEKLEKINALKEKLHNCGKKLILLDDMTKTQTTNFNIINEDPEFVTS